A region from the Acinonyx jubatus isolate Ajub_Pintada_27869175 chromosome C2, VMU_Ajub_asm_v1.0, whole genome shotgun sequence genome encodes:
- the RPL15 gene encoding 60S ribosomal protein L15, with protein sequence MGAYKYIQELWRKKQSDVMRFLLRVRCWQYRQLSALHRAPRPTRPDKARRLGYKAKQGYVIYRIRVRRGGRKRPVPKGATYGKPVHHGVNQLKFARSLQSVAEERAGRHCGALRVLNSYWVGEDSTYKFFEVILIDPFHKAIRRNPDTQWITKPVHKHREMRGLTSAGRKSRGLGKGHKFHHTIGGSRRAAWRRRNTLQLHRYR encoded by the exons ATGGGCGCTTACAAGTACATCCAGGAGCTATGGAGAAAGAAGCAGTCCGACGTAATGCGCTTTCTTCTCAGGGTGCGCTGCTGGCAGTATCGCCAGCTTTCTGCGCTCCACAGGGCCCCCCGCCCAACCCGGCCCGATAAAGCGCGCAGACTGGGTTACAAGGCCAAGCAAG GTTATGTCATATATCGGATTCGTGTGCGACGCGGTGGCCGCAAACGCCCAGTTCCTAAGGGTGCTACCTATGGCAAGCCTGTCCATCACGGTGTCAACCAGCTGAAGTTTGCCCGAAGCCTCCAGTCTGTTGCAGAG GAGCGAGCTGGACGCCACTGTGGGGCTCTGAGAGTCTTGAATTCTTACTGGGTTGGCgaagattccacatacaaattcTTTGAGGTTATCCTTATCGATCCATTCCATAAAGCTATCAGAAGAAACCCTGACACCCAGTGGATCACCAAACCAGTCCACAAGCACAGGGAGATGCGAGGGCTGACATCTGCAGGCCGCAAGAGCCGTGGCCTCGGAAAGGGTCACAAGTTCCACCACACTATTGGTGGTTCTCGCCGTGCGGCTTGGAGAAGACgcaatactctccagctccaccGTTACCGTTAA